A genomic segment from Lutzomyia longipalpis isolate SR_M1_2022 chromosome 3, ASM2433408v1 encodes:
- the LOC129792329 gene encoding uncharacterized protein LOC129792329, translated as MERRVTLKGHVSRKEARTAEIVKDLECGNASEVSTMITQLQTYEPQLIEIHHTILKEYGDSEAETKEHEDLMARIHRLERDLRVVLREYQKEVPQAASGREPSPLPIISDAPTEGRPLHTGAIPKILQPSLLDHLDSEPPNLHPGIDVGLPPTPGKTTLESALAYLMEHQAKAEERTQRMFEHFRESLGSPRSGSFSPHAAGESFHCKLPTLTIPEFNGDHTAWYNFKDMFVSIVHQNPRLSNIQRLQYLMTAVTGTAKRLVANISLTDRNYIIAWDALCAHYDDQHAIVHHHVEKLNKMAAVSTPTVSNFTDLYTTTSSVLNSLDALDQTNRDPWIIYLLLSKLDHESKVLWSREVGSRQPTLSRFMLFMKDRLRSLEVCQATPGPKPADHGSKGNTGKPPQKSGKSNVLATTAESACPACKATDHRVFKCPKFLRMSPADRLALIREKGLCRKCLVSTHMTKDCSFGTCTTCAGHHNKLLHEAFRPNAPQPATGAKAQEKTQPAIPPSVSTPPQTNDKKEEAAVCSSLTEPSAPRKIFLETAVVHILDRHGVPTQCRALLDSGAQANLLSQSLFQKLKLPKCISTLFIGGVVDGGTKAKYQTECTVRSLHNSKYFSMTCQVVPSILQQDIPNWCVSPASVPIPGYMELADPTWHVSQPIDLLIGNEFYNDVVSGKVLRLGAQLPVLKESVFGWIISGPCTVPPAEPAAPQVVAATTLSSIDTSIRKLWVTEQVEAPRSTCPDHIAAEKIYKETTTRDDTGRYVVHLPLKPNVDRLHNNLFNASRQLLSLEKRLEQNSELKAQYHAAMQENLDLGFFEEVPPDEMHRPSYYMPHHCVVKISGSSIKIRIVMNASSKSLTGLSFNDVTMIGPTVQPDIVTNLLRFREHQFAFSCDIKKMYPQILIHPPHRDYLRILWRFDTNEPIKHYRARGVCFGVSSSPFLATRTLMELAEIASKTHPLASELLRKHFYVDDCLASVRTLEEAQRAVQELTELLATAGMSLSKWNASHSSILPQSSAEEVLDVLPDASATLGMIWQKTQDRLSFKWKRESPSVHTKRVVLSVLASLYDPLGLLGPVVILGKLLMQAIWQMKIGWDEQVPEPILGKWLNLLASLPSVQDISIPRWMSFSIQSTIREVHIFADSSNVAYGAVAYLVTGDSRTQRISHLMVAKSHVAPAEPTTIPKLELCAALLGAKLLSKIRSSIEVTDYHMWSDSTSVLGQIRSKKMKLEPYFLNRVTQILALTDAGKWHYVPTAVNPADIISRGMYPHELKESNLWWHGPEFLTMEVDAWPRDPSRNEPETAEVLALPAAPAVEEKHPLDSILSSSNDYRRILRVVAYVFRFLSAIQSKPRENGPITASELDHAEQTLVKFTQDVHLSELGNALADGSLYRTGKLKPLQGLSPFLDHLGIIRVGGRLDEGAESYDFKHPVLVPKSRLAYLIALHVHQDQMHPGPQLLLALVSHRFWLLGGRRLTRSVSRNCVVCWRQRPTMLAQRMGNLPTERISYESAFAVCNVDFCGPVLTRPAYKRGGVSYKTYICAFVCSATKAVHLEVLGDMTTSSFLAALTRFCSRRSAPRKIFCDNGKNLVGADAALKKLFHDLQSQPQMQNECSNRGITFQFIPPRSPHHGGLHEAAIKSLKHHLRREIGTTILTFEELSTVISQIEAILNSRPLTPLPAGPDEQPALCPGHFTTLKPLVMMPSQDFTNINPGLLTRWQLCQKLLQQFAIRWKKEYLQTLQRRNKWTKEEENIKPGDVVLISEDDMPPYAWPLAVVDQVHPGRDGKCRVATVRTAKGVYTRAVQKLSKLPIDEGLPPSGSPPPQHVDALARQRDQRCNAP; from the coding sequence ATGGAACGCAGAGTCACCCTGAAAGGCCATGTGTCTCGCAAGGAGGCACGTACGGCGGAAATTGTCAAGGACTTGGAATGTGGGAATGCTTCGGAGGTCAGCACGATGATCACCCAGCTTCAGACTTACGAACCACAGCTGATTGAGATCCACCATACTATCCTCAAGGAGTATGGGGATTCAGAGGCTGAAACGAAGGAACATGAGGATTTGATGGCTCGCATACACCGACTTGAGAGGGACCTTAGAGTTGTCTTGCGAGAGTATCAAAAGGAGGTTCCCCAAGCCGCTTCAGGTCGAGAGCCGTCTCCATTGCCGATTATATCCGATGCTCCTACAGAAGGACGTCCGCTCCACACCGGAGCCATTCCCAAAATCCTCCAGCCATCTCTGCTGGATCATCTGGATAGTGAGCCCCCCAATCTCCATCCAGGCATTGATGTAGGATTACCCCCTACGCCAGGAAAAACCACGCTTGAATCCGCCCTAGCTTATCTCATGGAGCACCAGGCGAAGGCGGAAGAGCGTACCCAAAGAATGTTCGAGCATTTCCGGGAGTCTTTGGGAAGTCCGCGCAGTGGAAGCTTCAGCCCCCATGCGGCTGGTGAGTCCTTCCACTGCAAGTTGCCAACGCTGACGATCCCTGAATTCAATGGAGACCATACAGCATGGTACAATTTTAAGGACATGTTTGTCAGCATCGTCCACCAGAATCCTCGGCTTTCCAACATCCAACGCTTGCAGTACCTCATGACTGCAGTCACCGGAACTGCCAAGAGACTTGTGGCAAACATTTCCCTCACCGACCGCAACTACATCATTGCATGGGATGCGCTCTGTGCTCACTATGATGATCAGCATGCCATCGTACATCATCATGTCGAGaagttgaacaaaatggcAGCTGTGTCTACCCCCACGGTATCAAATTTTACTGACTTGTACACCACTACTAGTTCAGTATTGAATTCGTTGGATGCACTTGACCAAACCAACCGGGATCCGTGGATAATTTACTTGCTGCTGTCCAAGCTAGACCATGAGAGCAAAGTGTTGTGGTCTCGAGAGGTAGGCAGCCGCCAGCCTACCCTCTCCCGATTCATGTTGTTCATGAAGGATAGACTCCGTTCCCTTGAAGTATGCCAAGCGACCCCTGGACCGAAGCCCGCCGATCATGGAAGCAAGGGAAACACAGGGAAGCCTCCCCAGAAGTCAGGGAAGTCCAATGTACTGGCCACCACGGCCGAATCCGCGTGCCCCGCATGCAAAGCCACTGATCACCGGGTATTCAAGTGCCCGAAGTTCTTACGGATGTCACCAGCGGACCGTCTGGCTCTCATCCGTGAAAAGGGGTTGTGTCGTAAATGCCTGGTCAGCACCCATATGACGAAAGACTGCTCATTTGGGACGTGTACGACCTGTGCTGGACACCACAACAAGCTGTTGCATGAGGCCTTCAGACCAAATGCCCCACAGCCGGCCACAGGTGCGAAGGCACAAGAGAAGACGCAGCCTGCGATCCCACCGAGTGTCTCCACTCCGCCTCAGACCAAcgacaaaaaagaagaagcagcTGTGTGCTCATCGCTGACTGAACCATCAGCACCAAGGAAGATTTTCTTAGAGACAGCGGTGGTGCACATTCTGGATAGACATGGCGTTCCTACCCAATGTCGCGCCTTGTTGGATTCCGGAGCTCAAGCCAATTTGCTGTCGCAGTCCCTATTCCAAAAACTCAAGCTCCCAAAGTGCATCTCCACTTTATTCATTGGGGGGGTTGTAGATGGGGGGACTAAGGCAAAATACCAAACCGAGTGTACTGTCCGATCACTCCATAACTCGAAGTACTTCTCCATGACTTGTCAGGTCGTTCCTTCCATCCTCCAGCAGGATATCCCAAATTGGTGTGTCAGTCCAGCATCAGTTCCCATCCCAGGCTATATGGAACTGGCTGACCCAACCTGGCACGTTTCTCAGCCAATTGATCTGCTCATTGGCAACGAGTTCTACAATGATGTGGTTTCCGGGAAGGTGCTCAGACTCGGGGCTCAATTACCTGTGCTGAAAGAGTCCGTGTTTGGGTGGATCATCTCGGGACCGTGCACAGTCCCGCCGGCAGAACCTGCTGCCCCTCAAGTTGTGGCAGCTACCACGCTGTCATCCATAGATACCTCAATTAGGAAGCTCTGGGTCACAGAGCAAGTGGAGGCCCCACGCAGTACCTGCCCAGACCATATTGCAgcagaaaagatttataaggAAACCACTACCCGGGATGATACTGGCAGGTATGTGGTCCACCTCCCTCTGAAACCCAATGTCGACAGGCTACACAACAACCTGTTCAATGCATCTCGTCAACTGCTTAGCCTTGAGAAACGGTTGGAGCAAAATTCAGAACTCAAAGCCCAATACCATGCAGCGATGCAGGAGAATCTGGATTTAGGATTCTTCGAAGAGGTTCCGCCAGACGAGATGCACCGCCCTTCCTATTATATGCCGCATCACTGTGTGGTGAAGATTTCGGGATCATCGATCAAAATCAGGATCGTGATGAACGCCAGTTCCAAATCTCTGACCGGGCTGAGCTTCAATGATGTCACCATGATCGGTCCCACGGTGCAGCCCGATATTGTGACCAACCTTTTGAGATTCCGGGAACACCAATTTGCCTTTTCATGCGACATTAAGAAGATGTATCCTCAAATCCTGATACATCCGCCCCACCGAGATTATCTCCGAATTCTTTGGAGGTTCGATACCAATGAACCAATCAAGCATTACCGTGCAAGAGGAGTGTGTTTTGGCGTAAGCTCTTCTCCCTTTCTTGCCACCCGGACGTTGATGGAGCTGGCAGAGATAGCATCAAAAACCCATCCACTCGCCAGTGAGCTTCTCCGGAAGCACTTCTACGTGGATGACTGCCTGGCATCTGTCCGGACACTGGAGGAGGCTCAGCGAGCTGTCCAGGAGCTCACAGAATTGTTAGCCACGGCAGGAATGTCCCTGTCAAAGTGGAATGCCAGCCACTCCTCCATCCTGCCACAGTCCTCTGCTGAGGAGGTCCTCGATGTCTTACCTGATGCGTCCGCTACTCTTGGCATGATCTGGCAAAAGACTCAGGACCGACTATCTTTCAAGTGGAAGCGTGAATCTCCATCCGTGCACACAAAACGGGTGGTCCTCTCAGTGCTGGCTTCTCTTTACGACCCGCTGGGTCTATTAGGACCAGTTGTAATCCTCGGAAAATTACTTATGCAAGCAATCTGGCAAATGAAGATCGGCTGGGATGAGCAAGTTCCAGAACCCATACTCGGCAAGTGGCTGAATCTCCTAGCATCCCTCCCCAGCGTTCAGGACATCTCAATTCCCCGCTGGATGTCGTTTTCAATACAGTCCACTATTCGGGAGGTTCATATATTTGCTGACAGCAGCAATGTTGCGTACGGAGCTGTCGCCTACTTGGTGACTGGGGACTCCCGGACGCAGCGGATTTCTCATCTCATGGTCGCCAAATCCCATGTGGCGCCGGCTGAACCAACCACAATTCCCAAATTGGAGCTATGCGCTGCATTGCTCGGTGCCAAGTTGCTCAGTAAAATCCGAAGTTCCATTGAAGTCACCGATTACCACATGTGGTCTGACTCCACAAGTGTGTTAGGACAAATACGCTCCAAGAAAATGAAGCTTGAACCATATTTCCTCAACCGTGTCACCCAGATTCTAGCACTGACGGACGCGGGAAAATGGCACTACGTTCCTACTGCTGTGAACCCGGCTGACATCATCTCCAGGGGGATGTACCCTCATGAATTAAAGGAATCCAATCTGTGGTGGCATGGCCCCGAATTTCTTACAATGGAGGTTGATGCATGGCCACGTGATCCATCCCGCAATGAACCTGAAACTGCTGAAGTTCTTGCGTTGCCCGCTGCACCCGCAGTAGAGGAGAAGCACCCTTTGGATTCCATTCTCTCCAGTTCGAATGACTACCGTCGTATCCTACGAGTTGTTGCATATGTCTTCCGATTTCTCTCTGCCATTCAATCCAAGCCACGGGAGAACGGACCCATCACAGCCAGTGAACTGGACCATGCAGAACAAACACTCGTGAAGTTCACTCAGGATGTGCATCTGAGTGAGTTGGGAAATGCACTTGCAGACGGTTCCCTGTACCGAACTGGGAAACTCAAGCCGCTCCAAGGGTTGAGTCCCTTTCTGGACCACCTCGGTATTATCCGGGTTGGTGGCCGCCTTGATGAAGGGGCGGAATCGTATGACTTCAAACACCCAGTGCTTGTGCCAAAATCACGTCTCGCCTATTTGATCGCTCTTCATGTACACCAAGACCAAATGCATCCAGGACCCCAATTGCTACTTGCCTTAGTATCACACAGGTTCTGGCTCCTCGGGGGTAGGAGACTCACTCGCTCAGTGTCTAGAAACTGCGTGGTGTGTTGGCGACAGCGACCCACAATGCTTGCTCAGCGGATGGGCAATCTCCCTACAGAAAGGATCAGCTACGAATCTGCATTTGCGGTATGCAATGTAGATTTCTGTGGGCCAGTGTTGACCAGACCAGCCTACAAGAGAGGGGGAGTATCCTACAAGACATACATTTGTGCCTTCGTATGTAGCGCCACAAAGGCGGTACACCTCGAGGTTCTGGGAGACATGACCACCAGCTCGTTCCTTGCGGCTCTCACCCGCTTCTGCAGCCGCCGTTCAGCCCCGCGGAAGATTTTCTGCGACAATGGAAAGAATCTAGTTGGAGCCGATGCAGCACTCAAGAAGCTATTCCACGATCTCCAATCCCAACCTCAGATGCAAAATGAATGCTCCAATAGAGGGATCACTTTCCAATTTATCCCTCCTAGATCTCCCCATCATGGCGGCCTCCATGAGGCCGCAATCAAGTCTCTCAAACATCATCTTCGTCGAGAGATTGGCACAACAATTCTGACATTCGAGGAGCTCTCTACCGTCATCTCCCAGATCGAGGCTATCCTCAACAGCCGGCCACTGACGCCCCTCCCAGCGGGCCCAGACGAACAACCAGCTCTTTGTCCAGGGCATTTCACCACACTGAAGCCACTGGTGATGATGCCGTCTCAAGACTTCACAAACATCAACCCAGGCCTACTCACCCGGTGGCAGTTGTGCCAGAAGCTCCTGCAGCAATTCGCAATTAGATGGAAGAAGGAGTATTTGCAAACTCTTCAGAGGCGCAACAAGTGGACAAAGGAAGAGGAGAACATTAAGCCCGGGGATGTTGTGCTTATCTCGGAAGACGACATGCCACCCTATGCCTGGCCACTGGCTGTTGTGGATCAGGTTCACCCTGGAAGAGACGGAAAGTGTCGCGTTGCAACAGTGCGCACTGCTAAGGGAGTCTACACCAGGGCAGTGCAGAAACTCTCCAAGTTGCCCATTGATGAGGGATTACCACCCTCAGGATCTCCCCCCCCGCAGCATGTTGACGCATTGGCGCGTCAACGCGACCAACGATGCAACGCCCCCTga